Below is a genomic region from Taeniopygia guttata chromosome 7, bTaeGut7.mat, whole genome shotgun sequence.
GCTTTTAAACAAGAACTTTGccatattattttatttcatttatagaAATATACACTTCCTGAATCACAAGCTGACTTTCCTTTAACAACTCCGAAGATTCATCACTGGGACCTCTTTTCCCAATGGCTGGTGCAGAAAGTCATAACAAGCATAACATGtgcttttcttccaaaaatacAGAGGCgaaattatttttacatggTACAAAAGttattctcattttatttatggAGTTGAATTAAACAAAAACGAACATCCATGGCCGTTGTCACGCAGTGCAAGCCTCAGTGGTAACGTAAGAAGATAGGTTGAGGTGTGAAGGTTTATAAGACAATGCCATTGAAACAAACCCAGCAAATCTTATATGCAAGCAGTGAATCATATTTACTTCTGTAACCTATACAATTACACTGACTGAAGTCAGCTGAGCTGTGTGGACAGCAGCATCAGACACAGGTTTTGGGACAGGTCTGAATTTTGAGAGCAATACCAGCAATTGATTGTGAAGCCAACCAGTGCCCACATACACCTCACCTAGACACTGATCCAGTGGCATCTCCATAGGCTGAGCTCCACCTGGAGTTAGCAGACTGAGCACACAGCAACAGCAGGGCTCGGCTCAAACACTGTAAAATGCTACTGTCGGCACTATTTAGTTAGGACCTGGAAGAGCAATGTCTATTAATTCTTCTACTGAGACACAGAAAAGTTGACTAAAAAAGTCATAAGGCACCATTGATTCAACCTGGTTTGtattattcttttttaacaCTTCATAgtgaaataaatactttaataCTGATCCTATTGTAAATAGCCACTGCTACGTGAAGCAATATATTGAATGATAAAATGCTGCATTGTTCTGGAATATATCTAGGGACTTTTACAGCAAAACATATAAATGGAAATGCTGTTGTTATGTGAACAAAAATGCCCCTTTCTGCAGTATTAAGCTATTTTACATGTATGCCAAACATCTATTCTGAAGAGGTTTCTAGAGTAAAAAATAATTGCTAAAACCTAAGCAGCTCAGGATTCTTGGCTTGTTAACTGGGGGCCTTTTACACAACACATTTTAAAGTGAAACTGAAGCTGGTTTTCCAAGTCTTTGGTAGTGGTCCAGATTTCTGGTCAGAAAACCTTGCTGAAACAATCACATACAGGATATTTTGAATGATACAGAGTATTGGAAGAACATTGGGCAGCATTTTCATCGACttaccaaaataaaacagttatGTTGAAAGCAGGTAAGTTATAGAAAAGATATAATTTCTGGagggctggggtttttttttgtgactgcATAGCTATTTGGATATTAACAAGGATTTGGCAAGTCAAGGTACTAAAAATACTGTATTCTTGAATTCAAACTATTGTTTCTTAGAAAGGTATTAAGTgcttcagttttaaaatagGAATACAATAATTTAACCTTTAAATTATTAGCCTAAAATCTTATTTGGACTTCTATTAACAAAATAATATCCCAAAGAGACAGGCACTTTAAGTGACATCCATAAAATACACATACAAATTCAGCATTGTGCCAGGTTTGATCCCAAGGTGCACCTGTCACATGGAGGTCCCACCAGGATCTGTTTAAGACACTCTTACAGCCACGAACCTGCAACTGGATGTAGATACATCTCTGCGCCTGCGCATTCAATTGCAGGTTCAAGACCATAAACAGTAACTAAAAATAGGTAATTAGatacaaaaatgtaaaaaacaagcaaataatCAAATGCTGTCACAGCTAACTAAATTTTGTAAACAAACACTGTAAAGACCAAATTAAATTTGATCTGGCCAAATCCAACTCTAGCCTCATTCCCTTCAATGTGATGTCCAGACTGCCAGGCCGAAAGCAGATCtgcccctccctgctcacagacAGAGCAAAAAGCCCTATTCACAGACATTCCAGCAGGGTCCAGACTCTCTTTGGCTGAATTCCCTAGATTTTCAAGGACTGACCTCATTCTAGCCGCAGCGTGTAGTTAGGATGATATCTCCCATgctagagaaatattttcttaaccTACATGACTAGTTtctatgttttattttgggtttttttgagcaACACCCTGTGAAGCACAGCTGCCGACACAGGCTCGGTAGGGATCCCaaggaaaacactgaagaaatgtACTGCTGATGAGACTGAGGGGACATTTTTCAGAGGTCCAATTAACAAAGAACTATCATTCACCAATATTTCAAATCCAGCATTATAATCGTCCTCCAATTTCCAAAAGCGTTTTTTATATGCACTTAGGTCCACTTGTAAAATTCACTCATACAATGAGCTCTTTTCTCatacacaaaattcaaaagccATTACATATATTAACCACTTGCCACAATGTTAGAATACTTTACTCTTCCTTCTATCAATGTAAGCCTTGCAGCTCTCTGTAGAGAATTCTTTCAGCAAAGTTTGAAAGGACAAGCTTCATGGCCAACTCAGAAGACCAAATCTTTCCATTTCTCTTGAACCAGTGCAGACAGCAAATTTTGGATGCTCCTGCTTGAATGTACAAACCCCGGACCCCCCTCACAACATCAAAGGGCTTTCACTGAGGAACATTTTTTACCTCAGCTGCTCTACCATAATAGAAGTCAAACACAAGCTCTCTGAAACTTGTGACCTAAGTGCCAAgaagcttttaaaatcaaactCCATCATTTAGTTGTACCAAAGAAACAGCTGGAAAGCAGTCTGTGGAGCACTGGCATTAGTGATGCTTTACAGGAGTTGCCTGCAGCTACAATAATTGCTGCGTTTGCACTCAGACTACCTTCTGAGGACTCTTCACATGCAGCATCAGGCAGAGGGCGTTACAGTAATCCAAGGCACGGATGACATGATGTGGGTTGGTCCACAGAAGAGCAGGAGAGAATTAGGTCACAGAACACAtaacactattaaaaaaataggaaagagggttaaaaatatatatgtatttttatgctGATGAATTCTTCACTTGTGCTTTTTTTTGGAAGATTCTCTGCAGATAAAAACAAGGCCAGGGGCACTCTATCGTTGAGGCAGGATGTGTTGTGTATTGTTTACGATTTGCTTGACTAAGTTGAAGTGAAAAAGCTAAAGATGAATTCTTTGTCACCATGTAGTAGGTCTATGGCTTGCAGAAGCAGATAGGCTGAGTTAGGCATGCAAAGAAGGATCCAGGGGATGCTTGGCTACACTTTTTACCCAGCaactgtttttttaaacatcaaatactttatcattaaaataatacagCTACTGTATCCAAAGCAAATGAAACAGCTTTGTTCAAGCTCTATCAAATTCAAAGCCAGACCTCCCACGGAGCTCTCCGGGGGACAGGGATGCACACGGTAAGCATTGTGCACGTATGTTCTGTAGGGTCCACAAAATGCCTGCAGTTTAAGCGAATAAAATTCAGACCTTTGAGCAACTATAGTCCATAAGCCACATCTATTACTTCTGTAATAGAGACTGAAGTTTGTTCCAGCTGACAAGCCAAAAGTGGAATCAATCACGACAGACAACTTTCCAGTCATGGGGACAGGAGAGCTGACTCGAAGGAAACTTGAGAACAGATGTCACCCAAAGATGGGCCAGAACCCATTTCACCTTGGTATAGGCGGGAGCGGGGGGGCACCTCTTTCTTTTCGGACAGAACCACctaaaagagaaagaagtttTTTTGGTGTTACTCCTCCTGGAATACTTCTTCTTTTGAAGGGGGAGTTTACATTCAAGCAAATAATTCAGTAACTGGTGAAGATCTACTAATTTTTATGCCTggccatgaaaaaaaaaaaaatctttgtagAGTTTCTGGTTAGTTTATTAAAGAACATCAGAACTTCGAACActgtaaaataacattttaaactAATGCTGGAATCCCTAATACCTGGAAAGCACATGTATTTTGGTCCATTTTCCCCTTCCTAAAACAGACTTATAGTTCTTGCTAGCCTTACTGATTCATGTGAACACACAAATTCTCATTGCTACTTGCAATACATGCGAATCTCAAGGAAGTGGCAAGCtctaaacacagaaaatttcaaAGCTCTTAATGTTTTCCCTATATGAAAATTTTCATAGCAAACTCataaaaggaaacacaaaaaacccccacataTGTTACTCTGCCTTCCTTTGTGGACAAATACAAATGGGATGAAAGCTACCAGGGCAAAGTAAACAGTCAGAGACTAACAGGAATCTCTGCTTCAAACAAAAACTTCATCATCTGGAAACAGGAGAGAAACATCTGCATATACAGATGATTATAGGATAACTATGAGCCACCAATGTCACTGGTTGTGAAAGAAGTAGTTGATCAGGCAAAATACCATAAAAAAGACAGGAAACATCCATGCTGCTGTAGAAGACATGTTTGAAACTTGAGCTGGAACAGCATGGAACAGTGattgaaaaagacaaaaacaaataGAAGCAGCTCTGATGATCAGAGAACACGGCTTGGAAGCAGAGCGTAATATGTCCGGATTTAATCAgcccagcaaaacaaaaactgaGAGTAGGATACAACTGTTGCCTTAAAAAACATCCAGAGTTTAACACACAAGAAGAGAGGAAAACTAAACTCAAGGATGATGCTGGCACAAAAATAAATGAGTTGTGCATTAATTTAGATGGGAAATGAGGTGAAAGTCCTGAGGGATTTTGTGGTTCCAGCGGCCTAGAGCAGAAGGGCTGACTATAATGGCAGAGTTGGTCACTTATAGTACATGTTTCAActcaaaacccaaacaattcccCACTTAAAAAGTTCTAGAGGGCTTATACCTATGAATTTGTATTTAGATTTCCCTGTGTGGTGAGGAAGGATGACCAGACTGTTAGCCTGAGAAGTCTGGAAACCTCAGCATCAAGACTCTTCCCCATGCACATTGGTTTTAGGACAATACACTGAAATTCCAACTTACCTCTACTATCATTTCTTGCTAGTTTACTGGGATAACTTCTGTTCATGGGTACATATGGTTCTGGAGGCGGCAAATCAGATAttggatgaaaagaaaatctgctttCCCATTCATCTGAAAAATATCCCATGCAATTTTACTCATTAGTTTTCTGACATAGCTTATCAAGTCAATTGACATTGACATCCTGTTTAATGCGTGTTTTAAATTGCAAAATGCTTACACAGCTGCATACTGAAGCAGCATTCTCTTAGGAAGTCAGCGAAGATGATGCTTTAGGTTAATTTGGGACTGAAAATTTCTATCAACTTTAACTGATCATTTTGCCAATTTTATGCAAAACTACAGATAGGGAAAACAGCCATAATTCCACGAAAATAACTCTTACTCTCCCTTCCATGTATAACAGATCTGCTTctttaacacacacacacacacacatatatatatatgtgctaCCAGAACTGCCCTGTTTCTCCTACTTCGGAACAGTATTTTGTTCCTGTTATAGAATTCCATATTCAAGTGTCATTGATATACCAAGCTCAGAAGCATCATTAAAAGCACACTCCTATAAGcactattttttctctcttagtATTTAtactggaagaagaaaaaataaccaTTATGCTAAAATTTATTACAGAGAATCCTTTATATAACTAGtgtaaaaaatggaaaaatatatcACTTGAAGCTATATCTCTTTAGACCACAGGGGCCCTTTTTCTGTACTTACGGAGTCTATAGAATTCTAAATAAAGCAAGCATACCTGTTTCTTCATTGAAATAATAGGAAGTGTTCCaagagctctgctctgcacctgATTTTGAAAGCTTAAGAAGAAAGTGTGGGCTAATTTAAACTTTGtcattttttcactttcttgcTTCAGGACTTTGCAACCATAGCTTTCTGAGATAGTGCTGTATTTTACTGCATAATGTAATGAACAGCTGAGTAAGTTCTACCTGGCATTTGTACATGTGGTTATTTGCTGGATCCAGTTTTTGTATGTTTACTTCCAATGGTTGCAATCAGAAACAAGTGTGTAAAGAAGCTGCATGTTCTGAACCCTACAAATCACATGCACACGAAGAAATATGCCTGTGATCCTTCTGCCTTATCTGATGTGTGAAGATGTTTCAAAAGCATGAGTTAtagtttcattttctgtttgcttttttctaaCCTTATAAATGTCAGGAATACCAATTTTGGCCTCCTGTAATTAACGAAAGGATTTATCTCTTCCATGCAAatagaaaacaattaaaaagaaaagcatgccGAATCTTTAAAACACAGCAATCTTGGACCTCATCTTTTTAATAAACACCAGCAGAAATAGATACTTGACATTTTCAGCAATTTTCTGACAATCTCTTCACTCATCTGCTTTTCAGCTTTCAGCTTTTGAGTCATCTAACTTGTTCCGACTTTCGAAGTGTCGGTGTAGCTGTGGTTTGAATTCATGTAAGAGTAATCCCCTTCCTTTTTTCAGGGTACTTTTCAAAGGGTTATTTTGGAGACTGTATTGATGACTTTGCAATCCTGCTCTATGTATGACATATTTATTCCGTTCTTACTTGCTGGGGTCAATTGAGACCCAAGTGACACCTCTGTTGGTCAGAAATCAGTCTCTATCCCAAACCTTTTCAGCCACTACACCGTCCCTATGGAGGGCAAACAGCTGGGAGGATGGCTCACCATCACCGGGATCCTGGAAGCCGTTTCTGAGAGCCGCCgaaggcggcggcggcggcggcggcgctgccgagcccggccggtccggggggagcggggggcGCGCTCCGCCTCTCTGGCTgtccagccctgcccgggaGGGCAGCTGGGGAGTGCTGGGCAAAGCCCTCGACGTGCTGCCATTCCTGCTTATGGGAGGCGGCGGTGGGAGCGGGCCTAGAGCAAGGCAAGAAGCAAACACACAAATGCTGTTAACACCAGGGGTTACTCTGCCAGTGGAAAGCCGCTGCTGGCATCCCAAGGGCTCCCGCTAACAAAAAGGGCTATTTCAGCACCCCTGGCCCCAAGGGCTAATGGCCCTCAGCACCCACTTCCCTGCTCTCCACGGCTCTCTAGGGATTTAGTGCTGACTTGGAAAGTACGGCTCAGAGGAGCAGGACGTATCTAAACATAAACACATTGCAGTGTCCACATTCCTATTCCCCTCAGCTACAGAAGCCTCTGTAAAGGTCCTGGTCCTTGAAGCTACTTTTAAACCACTCTAAATTAACAGTGGCCACAACAAGCAGAAGTCACAGCTGAAATTCAGGGTGCTGTGGAGGTCTGAACTGTAACACATTTCCTTTTTATGGATCATTGCAAGGCAAGAGGTAGTGTAGCAGAAGCCACCTGCTACCTTCAGAGGCTCTTTGTCCATGGGGGTGATTCGCTCTGGGTGTGTGATGGTGCACAGGGGAGCTCTGCTCAGGAGTGGCCGCGTTAGGCAGCAGCCCATCAGCTCACTCGTTTATAAACAAATGAGCTGCACGTCAGGTTTTACAGTAGCTGGAACATATCCATCTCCCTGTAAACTGGAAACAGACCTCACACGTGGACTGGCATTCCCAGCAATGGACGTGACAGGTCAAATACAAAGGCACAGCCTACATAATACAGACCCAGGGCTGTCCTGAGGGCAGAGGAAGGGTgcttctacaaaaaaaaagacaggaaagcCGCTTCTGCCAGGGAGAGAAGCGCCCATGGCTGGGATACAAAGAAGGTGTGGAGAGTTACGCACGTTCCAAAGTCTCACTTCCTCTGTTTGGTGCAGTTGGGCAATTGACAATTATGTTAATTTTCAATAAATGCTTCCCTGTCTTGATGAAATCTATCTACAGACACGCACTTTGAAAAAGAGAGCAGTAGATATTGTGTCTCCAGAAACAAGCATTGAAACATTTCAAGAAACATGTTGTACTTCTTATTTTACAAATTACTGAAGTTTGCCTTCAGGGAATGGTTTCAAAGAATGAGAAGCATTCAGCAACTTTGAGAATAGTTTTGCTTGCTCTCTCTAAACCTAGCTAAACTCCATTGTCTATACTGAACTGCTACAGAATAGGTGCATTCATGTTTAGAATGTATTGCTACAACTTCCTTCTACTTACTGAGCCAGAAGAAAATTAGTGCAGGTTTGCTAAAACCATCTGCCAAAGAAAAGGGTCAACTAGGAAAGCACTGGTGGAAGCCAAGGCCACCACGGAACAAACTCTTGGAAGTGACTGAATAATTGCAGACAATCTCAGCAACTTTGATCCATCAATTTCATCAATTATAATGgaatttttctgatttatttacTGCAGGCTGCACCAGCATTGTGCCATCCTTTGGGCTGGCAACCAGCTCCACAAAGCACAGGTATAGGGCTACTATTTTCTGTGCAACTGCTGTAGGTGTTGGAGCTCCAGACTGCTTCAAGGAGCTGGAAAGCAACATACCTGTCTGTGGGAGCTCCCATGACATTCATTTCTATTGTCTAGGACTGGGCAGGCTAGAGAGGATTTCTGAGTTTATTCCAGAGGATGAAATGAAAGGTAATTCTATGGAGTTTCCCAGCAGTATCTTCTGCACAATGCTTTTTTCCACCTGATGTTAGAGGGCTCGATTGTCCCTAAATTCTGTCATCTCCAAAGGGACAACTATCATGTATCAGAAAGCTGAGTTATGATGTGCAATTGCTAAACGTTATGAGCAACAGTAGTCACAGAGGACAAAGTACATTATGAAATTGATCAAAGGAGACAGTTCTACTTTTAGTCTAATTTGATATCTACATATGGTAAGTAACAACACTTAGTCATGCTGTAACAAGTGCTATTACATTTAACAACTGTCGGCTAGGTCTTTTATTAAAGCTATTGTATTTGCCTGCGTCTGTGTCTCTGAACACGTAGAAGGTCGGATTCCACAAACCTCCACTTGTGAGAACACGACCATTAACTCATGCTGGTTGACTCAAAGAAGTCAGACTTTACCAGAAGCTTCTTTGCATCAAAGAATGTAATGGGGAAATCCCTTTGCAACTGTCTTCAATTACAGTGACCATAATGAAAGTTACCAAGATCTGTAAAAGTACACGTGAGCACACTGCTGATGCATTTTGACTTTCTTTAAGCCACCTTGACGCCCACAAACCCTAACTTCCAATTGCAGAATCCCTAGTGCCTAACAGGGATATCATCCTGGGATGTGTTTGTCGTGCATGCGAAGCTGGTGAGGGCATGGCCAAAGCACCCTCTCCCCGTGCCGCCCGTCCCGGCCAGAGCACCCTCTCCCCGTGCCGCCTGCCCCGCTCCGTACCCGAGCGGCCGGGCGGGTCTCTGACGGGCGGCGGCGGTCTCTCTCCGGGCGGCGGGGGCAGCGGTCCGGAGCGGCCCCCGCCGGGAGCCGGGCACGACCCCAGCGAGATGTTCCTCTGCGGCAGCCGCGGCATCTCGTcgccggcggcgggggcgggcgggaccgggggcggccccggcctgccggggggcagcgggggcGCCGGGGCGCCGAGGGcgggccggggggcggcgggcagGGGCGGCTTGCTGTtctgcggcggcggcggcggcagagACGCCTCCCGGGCGGCGGGCGGCCGGTGCccggcggggggcggcggcgggggcggcggttTGTCCTCCGCCGGCCGGCCCGGGgtgggcggcagcggcggccggCCCGAGAAGGGGGGCGCCGCGCCGGggcccggctgccggaggggCGCGGCCGACCCCGCGCCCCGGCTGCCCGGGAAGGGCGGCGGCGAGGGCCCCAAGCTGGGCTGGCGGCTCAGCCCCGGCACCGGCGGCGACCCCCGGTTGTGCAGGCTGGAGGTGATGGGCCGGGGCGTGCTGGGCaccggcggcggcgccgcctcGGGCTTCGAGCCGGCGTCGGGCCTCGGCGGCGGCACGCGGCTCCTCTGCGGGTCCGGGGCGGCGGAGCGCGGCCCCGAGGGCGGCCCCGGGAAGCGCGGCGGGCCGCTCGGTGGGGAGAAGGGCttggcggcggcggagcggcctCCGGGCGGCAGGACGGGCGGCCGGCCTCCCCCGGCGTCTGCGGACACAGGAGAGGGAGCATTAGCGCCGTCGCACCGGGGCTGCGGCTCCCGAGGGTCTGCGAGCGGCTAGGGCGCAGCCCGGCACGGGGCACCCACGCCTTgaggctcagcccctgccccggCACCGTTGGGAAACCATTCCAGAGTACCAGGTGACATCCTGATATTGCTTATGAGGCACGAGTCAAGTGGCCACAAAGTAACACAAGTGATGCAGCCATCATAGAGTAAGCAATAAAACAAGGAGGGAAGAAATGGTGAAGAACAAGTACTGAACACCCTCAACCTGAGAACAAAGAAATCTTAgctttaaaattacatttaacaaCAAAAGTTCAGCAAAAAGCTCTTTTTAGTCCTTTCTAGTAGCTGTGATCTAAGGATGTAGTTGTGCACATCAGGAAGAAGGCAGCTGGCCCTGCAATTCACTAGTACTATTCTGTGATGCCAGGAACTTTTGTATTAATACAAGTTCCCAAAAATAGACTGTGACACAATAGAAAATACCAGCTCTGAGAGACTGCTTTGTACACATGCTGGAAGATTATGTTAGGCTATAAAATACGCAATATTTGTAACACTCCACAACCCCCATAGCATAGCCCTTTTTCAGCAAGTATGAAATCCTATGTCCTTGAACTTAAAAAACTCAGTGGCCTCAGATGTCCTTCGTTTAAAGGGGCCTGAGGCTTGGGGCAGCTGTTTTGTCAGCCAGAAGCACACTCCAGACAAGCCTCCATCTGCAGTGTGCGTACCAGCCAGCTGGGATGCCTCCTGCACTCCCAAAGCAGCAAATCATGCTGTTGTGGAGTTGACACAAGTACTTTCCATTTGGAAAGTAGATCCTTTTTCCTGGTGCACAAGAAAGAATTAGCCTGGATCCTCCCTCTGTTCCCCTCTTGTCCTGCACACCCAACAGCTAAGGCAGGATGTAATCTGCTTGACTGTACTTTGCAGGTAGCCATTCAACATTACCAAGATCTTTAGCTTTCATCAATAACAAGGAGGATGGGTGGAAAGGGAGTCTGGCTTCTCCCTCATAAAACCTAATAGTAAGAATAAAACAAGGTTCAAGCTGAAAATTACATTTCCTAAGACCCTATATTTGATGGCTTTCTCAATCCCAGCAGGTAGTTTATTGCAGTGCTATGAAGGTTTTAAGCAATATCATCTTTTCACACTGGAAATTCAAGGTCTTTCTTACCAGCATCTCGACTTGCAGTACATCTGAGCTTTGGCATTCCTGCTTGAAAAAGGCCTCCAAGGCCAGGTGGTCCACCACCACTGAAGccaccaccactgccaccaccaAAACCCCCGCCGCTGCCACTGCCACCTCCTCCAAAGCCACCACCGCCACCTCCACCAGATCCTTTGGGTTCTGTCGGGAAAAAAGATCCCCCATATTAGTGAAGCAGGACTGATCCTGCAAAGTCACCTCTTTTATTAGAGTAAAGCTTGTAGCTGGGGAAAAATGGATGAACTTTCAAAACACACAAGGTTTGGATCATCACAGCTACCATCATCACTACCACCACTGCACCGTGGAGGAGCTGGTGCAATAACCACAATAACCATAGCCTCTGTGTTTTATTATACCATCACTACTTTAGTCTGCTCTAGACTGGAAAGCAGAGCAAATTGCTGCAGAGAATTTGGAACTGAGTGTGGATAGGACCTCTGAGAACATAATGTAGTCTTTGCTAGCACCTTAGTCGCTTCTTCCTGTTTCTTTGTACATTTGCTCCCTTATCCTTCCCCTCCACTTCTCCATAAGCAGAGACAGGGCAGTCTcatgggaaaaagggaaggaaggaagaaggcaGAAGGACCCTCTTCTTGAAGGTGTCTCTGGGCATCACTGCTGGAAATGCACAGAATTCTCTCATTACTGATGATATTGCAACATATCTACTTATTTAAACAAAGCCTAGTAACAAAGGAGATGCTATTTCTGTAGGTTCAGAAGTGCAGTGACAGGATCATTAGCTGTGAACATTTCCAGTAGGCAGGAATTATTTTATCAGCCCTCccccttttctctctcatttctCTCTAATTTCAACATTTCTGCTGTGACAACTGAGCTGCCAAAAGTAAAATGAAAGTGTTTCCACAACTACAATAAACAGAAGAGGCTTATTCAGAGCATCACTGCAAAATCAGCAGGTGCACAGGTTGGAATATCTGTGGAGATCAGCTCTCAGATGCTGGGCCAGGCCACATAGGCTAAGATCACTTGCTTAATTTCTTGGAATCCTGATTTCCACAAGTTTGGGTGGGTAAAAATTTCACTGACTTCAAAGTAATTAAAACCTGTGGATGAAAAGCACTTCTAAAACTTTCCccaagaaaaaaggaagagtgTATCCATGGGGGAATGTTTCACATTATCCTTCTCTTTCTTAAGCATGTCAGCTCAGTTCAGCTCTGACTCAGATAGGGTGTGAACCTCTGGAGAAATGCTGCTACCATGGTTTAGTCTGTCATCATGATTTGTTAATTCATGAAAATAAGATAATAGGCTGCATTAATTTTATCTGTTTACCCCCTCCTTTAATCCCCTCCAGCTCATTACTATAGCTTGAACATGTAACTTCACATTCAGAGATAATCTTTAAAAACTGTAGCTGGCTGACTGCAGGACTGtatctaattttttaaaaaattatttttatttggccACACTCCTCTGGACAGTTCCTTCTTTTGTCATCATTTCTACCAGAGTTCAGCCTTTAATTGCATGGCCAAACCTAGACTGAAGTGTATCACATTTACTAATCAGTCTGTAGAAGTGTCTTTTCTCCTTAGGAAATAAATGCTGTTCCTCTGTCAGCTCAAGCCTCTGTTCCTCActtttctcctgtttctgtTCTGCCTTCCCAATACTTTTGCTACATGGGCTTCTCCAGCCTCCTCTGGGCACCTACCAAGATGTGCTGCGAGATATCTTGTGAGAGAGCAGCAACACAGCTGCATAGAGACCTCATTTCCATTCAGGTTAAGTAGAGTCACTGCCTTGTGCAGTACTGCTGGGCTATCTAAAAAGATA
It encodes:
- the WIPF1 gene encoding WAS/WASL-interacting protein family member 1 isoform X2 → MPVPPPPAPPPPPTLALANTEKPSLSRSEQAGRNALLSDITKGKKLKKTVTNDRSAPILDKPKGSGGGGGGGFGGGGSGSGGGFGGGSGGGFSGGGPPGLGGLFQAGMPKLRCTASRDADAGGGRPPVLPPGGRSAAAKPFSPPSGPPRFPGPPSGPRSAAPDPQRSRVPPPRPDAGSKPEAAPPPVPSTPRPITSSLHNRGSPPVPGLSRQPSLGPSPPPFPGSRGAGSAAPLRQPGPGAAPPFSGRPPLPPTPGRPAEDKPPPPPPPPAGHRPPAAREASLPPPPPQNSKPPLPAAPRPALGAPAPPLPPGRPGPPPVPPAPAAGDEMPRLPQRNISLGSCPAPGGGRSGPLPPPPGERPPPPVRDPPGRSGPLPPPPPISRNGSTSRALPSTPQLPSRAGLDSQRGGARPPLPPDRPGSAAPPPPPPPSAALRNGFQDPGDDEWESRFSFHPISDLPPPEPYVPMNRSYPSKLARNDSRGGSVRKERGAPPLPPIPR
- the WIPF1 gene encoding WAS/WASL-interacting protein family member 1 isoform X1, giving the protein MEAISVFGFLARAHRAQPSTMPVPPPPAPPPPPTLALANTEKPSLSRSEQAGRNALLSDITKGKKLKKTVTNDRSAPILDKPKGSGGGGGGGFGGGGSGSGGGFGGGSGGGFSGGGPPGLGGLFQAGMPKLRCTASRDADAGGGRPPVLPPGGRSAAAKPFSPPSGPPRFPGPPSGPRSAAPDPQRSRVPPPRPDAGSKPEAAPPPVPSTPRPITSSLHNRGSPPVPGLSRQPSLGPSPPPFPGSRGAGSAAPLRQPGPGAAPPFSGRPPLPPTPGRPAEDKPPPPPPPPAGHRPPAAREASLPPPPPQNSKPPLPAAPRPALGAPAPPLPPGRPGPPPVPPAPAAGDEMPRLPQRNISLGSCPAPGGGRSGPLPPPPGERPPPPVRDPPGRSGPLPPPPPISRNGSTSRALPSTPQLPSRAGLDSQRGGARPPLPPDRPGSAAPPPPPPPSAALRNGFQDPGDDEWESRFSFHPISDLPPPEPYVPMNRSYPSKLARNDSRGGSVRKERGAPPLPPIPR